From the genome of Sinanaerobacter sp. ZZT-01:
GAAAACGGACTGATTAAAGGCGTTGGAGAAAACCTGTTTGCACCTAACGAGAAGGTAACCCGTGAGCAAATGGCAGTCGTGATGCTGAATTTTGCAACCTATCTAAAAAAGACAAAGGTTGTGGACAGTTCACTTACATATGCGGATAGCACTAGCATTTCAAGTTGGGCGATTGACGGTGCTAAATACTGCCAGGAAACAAAAGTAATCACAGGCAGAGAAGGGGGGAGCTTTATTCCGCAGGGAAACGCTACAAGAGCCGAAGTAGCAGCGGTAATTGAACGGTTTATTAAAACCATTGTGGAATAGAGAAAAACGAACATCAATTTATTTAGATATTATAAGGACAGTCGTAACTTTTTAAATGAAGGCGACTGTCCTTATTAATTTATGTTGCAATAATCTAGGAACAGGAGATTGAGTTGCCTACTGGTGAAGGTAAAACTAATTATCTTCAAATAAAAATTATTAAAGTTTCAAAAGTCCATTAATCCCATGGAACACTAGCACACTGACATCATCAGATATTTTTTCAATTGCTATGCTACGATTAGAATTAAACCAGTTTTGATAAACAGCCAACATCCCTGAAATAATGAAGTCTGCAATTAAATTTATTTTAACCTCATCTGTTTCGATTTGGTTTAATATAGATTCTTTTATTTTTTCCTTCAGTGAAACTATAATCTTGGAAATCAAATTAGAATTGCTGTCTGTTTTTACTAGATAACCATAAAAATCCAAATCACTGTTTATAATGGTTGTTAGTTTTGAAAATATTATATACGGGTTCCTCATGTCTTCGTTTACGTTAATATCTTTTAAAGTTGCTTCAAAAGTGCAAACAATTTCATTCTCTATTTCATCAACAATCTGGTGGATTCCACTGTAGTAATTATAAAATGTTTTTCTATTAATATCAGCTTTATCTGCTATATCCTTAATGGCAATTTGATTAATATTTTTTTCTGAAAGAAGTTCTGCAAAAGCGTTACGAATTGCTTTTTTTGTTCTTATTATTCGGCGGTCGGTTCGTCTAGTTGTATTCATATAATATCTCCCAATTTTATACATTTTTATGTGTTTATGTGGTATATTGCACATTTTTTGTAATAAATGTGCAATTAGTATCACATAAGTGATATTGTGTCCATTGTTGATAGGTATCACTTGTAGTATAATACACATATGAGTAAAAAATAACAAATTTGAACTATTTCTAATTCTTGGGGGTGACTTTCGAAAAGAAAAAGATGAGATTAACTAATGTGGAGAAAAAAGATTAGTTGTACATAGTATTTTGTGTAGTGTAGCTGAGTAACTAACCGGATATGCTATGGAAAATTTATTTCATGTAAAATGATGGGATTACTCTCAAATGCCCTTTCAAATACACAGGAGAATTTGTTTGTGGGGGCTTTTTTATTTGGAGTAAGTAATTTTTTTATTTATAAATGGAGTCAACTTCCTTTACAAAAAATAAAATTACAAGAAATAATTATGAGAGCATATGAAAATATGTCATTAAAAAGGAGAAACATAAATGAAGAAAACAAACTTAATAGCAATACTTGTTTTTATAATTCTTTTAGTTGGATGCTCTAATGATAATACAGTACAAACACAAAGTAAAAACGCAAATACATCAACAGTTAGTACAAAGGAGTATGACACTGGTTTGGATTATTTAGGAATTGTAAGAGCGAAAGATACGAAGAATTATGCTTTTTTATCAGGAGGAAAATTAGAGGCTATATATGTTGAGGCAGGTGAAAAAATTAAAGCAGGAGATCTTCTTGCAAAACTGGATACTTCTTCATTAGAAATTGGTGCTAATACTGCTAGAATAAATGTCAATAGTTTGAAAAATTCATTGGAGACTGCAAAATCAGCATTAGATGCAACGAAAGTTTTACATGATAATGGTGTTATTGCTGATAAAGATTGGGAAGCTCAAGAAAATCAATATGTTACGCTTGAAGGAAATTATGAGATTGCTCAAAATAATTTAGAACAGGTAGAAAAGCAATTGATAGATTCAACTATTTATGCAGATGAGGATGGCTATGTAATGGAGGTTCCATATAAAGCGGGAGAAATAATTGCTGCGGGATATCCTGTAGTCATTATGAAAGGTAGTCAGAAAGTAATTTCTGTAGGAGTATCCACTGATGATATTGCTAAGGTTACAACGACAAGTGTAGTTAAAGTTGATGGAACGATTACTGCCAATATTGATAGCATTGGACAATATCCTGATGAAAAGACTAGAGCTTATACTGTAGATGTGGTTTTTGAATCAGATAAATATGAAATTGGTGATATGGTAGAGGTGCAGATTATTACTGGAAAAAATAGTGGGTGTTTTGTTCCTGTGCAGAGTATTTTTAATATTGATGGTATTGATTATGTTTATGTTGTAAACAAGGAAGGGATAGTAAGCCGTAAACAAATTATTAGAGGAGAGTTATGTAACGATACGGTGCAAGTTGATGGAATTGAGAAAGGAACAGTTATAATTAGTGACGGAGTTAAAAATATAAAAGAAAATGATGTTGTTATTTTATCTAACTCCTTAAATAGCATAAACCAAAGTAAGAATGCAAGCAACTAGGGAAGATAGGGGAATAAATATGAAGGAAAATTTTATAAATAGTTTTGTAAATAGTATTATTAATAAAAAGAATATCGTTCTAATCGTTGTGATTGCTATAATTGTAAGTGGTATTTTTAGCTATATATCGATACCAAAGCAACATTTTCCAGAAGTTGTATTACCTGTAGCCGCTATTAGTGTTGTATACCCTGGAGCATCGGCAGAAGACATGGAAGAGCTGGTGACCAAAAAATTGGAAGAGACAGTTCGGCAAACAGAAGGTTTTGACTCTTGTACATCTACTACTATGAATAGTGTAAGTGCAGTTATGGTTTCTTTAAGTATGGATATTAGCCAAAAAGAAGTAGACGAAAGTTTTGATGATTTAAGAAATCGTTTAGAAGAATTAAAAGAAACTTTACCTTCAGGAGTGACATCCGTGTCAATTGATACAAACGTCATGGATACAGCAGGTATGATTGTGGCTGTCACAGGCAGTGATGTGAGTGGTGACGAACTAGCACAGAGAACGGATGATTTGAAAAATCAACTGGAACTTTTAGATGGCGTTCGTAAGGTAGAGGTCTACGGCCAGCGGAATTCACAAGTAAAAGTCCATGTACATGCGGCACAATTAAATAATCTTGATATATCACTCTCGGAAATAGCAAATATTATTGGAGCACAAAATAGTATTATACCAATAGGGGATATTAATATTGATGATAGTATTATGACTGTAAATTCAAATGGAAAATTTGAAAGTTTGGATGAAATCAAAAATATTGTTATTGGTCAATCAGAGGTGGGGACAATTACTCGACTTTCTGATATAGCAGATATTCAGATACAAAACCCTGAAGACAGCGCTCATTATACATACAATAAAAAGGATTCTAATTTAATAGCTTTGTATTTTGATTCAGGGATAAATGTAGTTAATTTCGGAGACTCTATACGTCAGTGCATTGGGCAGTATCGTAATTATATTCCTTCAAATATTCAGGTGCATGAGGTGTATTTTCAACCGGATGTGGTATCGGATGCTGTAAATAGTTTTATTTGGAATTTATTAGAATCTATTATCTTGGTTCTTATTGTTGTTATGTTAGGAATGAACTTTAGAAATGGTTTAGTTGTTTCAGTCGCAATTCCACTGTCTATTCTAATTAATTTTATTGTGATGAAACTCATGGGGACTGAAATCCAGTTTGTTTCGCTGGCAGCATTGATTATTGTGTTGGGAATGTTGGTTGACAATGCAATTGTGATTAGTGATGCCATCCAAACAAATCTAGATAATGGGATGGAAAGAAAAAATGCAGTAATTGAAGGAACGAAAAAAATGATTATGCCAGTGTTTATATCCATGCTTACAACAGTGAGTGCATTTGCCTCCCTGCTGGCATTGTCTGGCGCGTACCGCCAATTGGCATTTACTTTACCAGTGGTAATTATTACTTGCTTAGTTGCTTCTTTTTTTGTATCAATTGCGGTTACTCCACTTTTTTCATATTTATTTTTAAAGCCATCTAAAATAAAAAAAGATAATTCTGGAAAATTAGTTTCTATGTATGACTACATATTTCAAAAGGCTTTTAGGAATAGAAAACGCACCATTCTGATAGCATTGGTATTCATGGTTGTATGTGGGCTAACCTTATCAATTATTGATATGCAGGTAATCCCAAAAGCATATAAAGATGTAGTAACCATTAATGTAAAAGGAAATGATGAAAATGATATTGAAAAAACAGCGGCTCTGATACATGAAATTGAAAAGATTTTAGACAAACAACCGGAGACAAAATATTATATGTCTGGAATTGGAATAGGAATTCCAAGATATGATTATTCGATAATGCCAAAGGCGACAGGAAATAATGTAGGGGATATTTTTATTAGAGTTGATTTATCCAAGGGTGGAAGATTTCATGAAACGAATGAGATGGTTGACTTCTTGCAAAATGAGATAGATTCTAATATTAGTGGAGGAAATGTTTTAGTTGATGAACTAGGTATCATTGCTTTTACATCAAAACCACTTGAAATGAAGATTTATAGTGATGATTTGGATGATTTGAATCAGTCTGCGGAAAAGGTAGCCAGCCTTATGAGACAGTTAGATGGAACCAAATACATAGATGCAGGACAAGAGTTTGCTACTTATAATTATTATGTTAATATGGATACGAAAAAACTTAATAGTTTTAGTCTTACAAAAGCAGAGGTTCAAAATGAATTGAGTATTGCGTTGATGGGAAGAAATGTTTCTATCTATCGCAATGAAGGGAAAGAATATGAGCTTGTATTGGATAGTGATATAGAAAGCCAGAATGCATTAAAGAATTTTCGAATAAAATCTTCTGTTAACCAAAATAAGTATGCCCTCCAGCAATTCACAGATGTACAGTTAAATCCAGAAATGAGTACTGTAACAAGAATTGATGGACGAAGGGGAAGGGCTGTAGGGTGTTACTACAGGTCAAAGTACAGTGACATTACACTTCAGACAAAATTGGAAAAGATGCTAGAAAACACAGAGTTTCCAGATGGAGTAACCTTGGAAAGATCAGGAATGAAGCATGATTTTATGGACGTATTGACTTCAATTGCAGAAGTTGCAGTTCTTTCCATAGCAGTTATCTTTATGATTTTATTGTTTAAATTTAATTCTATAAAGATTCCATTTTTTATTTTTACATCGGTTCCTTTTGGAATATTATCTGGGGTAGCAGGGTTATTTATTACAGGTGAGCGTTTGACCTTTTTTGCATTACTAGGTGCGGTAAGCCTCCTTGGCTGTGTACTGGCTAATGCTGTTGTATTAATTGAATTTATTAATGAAGAAAGAGCATTAGGGGCAACTGTGGATGAAGCTTGTCTTGAGGCAGGACGAAAAAGATTCCGTCCAATTCTTATGAGTACTATGACAACTGTACTTGGATTGATTCCACTTGGTTTTGGCGGAAATGAACTATTTGTTCCTATGGCAAGATTGATGATAATAGGTTTACTTGTTGCTATGATTATAAATCTAATACTGGTACCAATTATTTATGATATGTTTGAAAAGCAAACTTAGAGTGGATTGGAGGAAGATAGAATTTCTTTAGTGGCATTGATAGAGGCGGAATAAAGAGTCAGCATTTTTAGCTGTGGTAGAAATCGTTCTTTGATCGGAATCAGAAAAAAGATATTGAAGCATTTGTTGATTATACAGGAACATGAATGAAACAAATATATAATTGTCTACACGAAGTGGCGCACTTGACTTGGAATTTACCTTAAACAATTTTCTTCTTGCGCCCTTTTTGTTTACTTGACAACAATATTTAAACATGCTACTATCTTATTGTTTACTAGGAAACGATAAGGGGGTGCAAAATGGAACGAGAAATGCTTCGGCAGTTTATGCAGCTTTATAACAATCAAGATGTACTTAGCAATCTTATAAATAGTGGTTTAAATTCACGATATAGTAATTCAGAATTGCACTGCATTGAAGCTATCGGAAAGCTTGAACGCCCAAATGGAGTGCAACTCGCTACGCTTCTATCGATGACTAGAGGTGCAGTTACAAAGCTAGCTAAGCGCTTACTACAGGATGGTCTTATAGAACGTTATGCTCTTTCTGATAATAAAAAAGAAATCTACTATCGATTGACCGCTATAGGCGAGGCTCTGTTTAAGGAACATGAGGTTGCTCATACAAAATGGGAAGAACGAGATATTGCTTTTTTATCTTCTGTTCCAATAAAGGAACAACAAGTAGTACTCGAATTTCTACAAAAATTTAATAACTATCTACAAGCAAAAATACAGGAGGAATCTCTATGAAATATGACTTGACAACACAAGTGGATGTGGCCTTAATGGAGCAATGGCTCTCCACCAAAGAGAATCGCCATCTAGCGACTGGACATGTAGGTACACATTTAGATACCTATGAGAAAAGTGATATCCCATTAGATTACATTATATGCCAAGGGATACTTTGGGATGTTTCAAATATTGCAGAAAACCGTGAGATTTCTCTCTCAGATATTGAAAATTTATACATACCAGAAAATGCATTTCTTCTAATACATACTGGTCGAAGTGAAAAAGAGAAGTACGGTACAGCTGATTATTTTCGAGAGCACCCGCAGTTATCTAACGAGTTGATACAGTGGCTTTCTAATCAACCACTTTGTTTTTTGGGAATTGACTGTGCTGGAATACGGCGCGGAAAAGAGCATGAGCCTGCCGACAGAATGCTAGAGAAGAATGGTATCTTTGTTATTGAGAATCTTAGTAATCTTAATCAATTACGAAACACTGATGCCTTTCAGGTTTATACTCTTTGGTTTGATGATCCTGTCGCCACAGGATTGCGATGTAAAGTGGTGGCGGATATTATATAAAAAAATCACCATCAGGTAAACGATAAAAGGTGGCTTGGCTAAAAGAACAAAGGTAAGAAAGGTACATCGATATGACTAGAGTAAAAGAAAATATTATTTTTTAGTTTCTAAGAATATTAGAAGGGAGCGAATTTTTCATGACTGGACTAGATAAGAAGAAACTTTATCCAAACGAAAAAATAAAGACGGTTTGTTATATAAGTAATTTGCCCAAAAGAGACAATGTAGAAATTGGGGAATACACTTATTACAGTGATAATGTAAATTCTCCTGAAAAATTTTATGATAACATAGAACATCATTATGAATTTTTAGGAGATAAATTAATAATAGGTAAATTCTGTGCGATAGCACAAGGTGTTAAGTTTATCATGAATGGTGCAAACCATAGAATGGAGGGGATTTCCACATATCCATTTTATATCTTTGGGGGTGGTTGGGAAAAAGATACGCCTACAGTAAAACAGTTACCTTATAAAGGAGATACTATAATTGGTAATGATGTGTGGATCGGGCAAAATGTGACTATAATGCC
Proteins encoded in this window:
- a CDS encoding efflux RND transporter periplasmic adaptor subunit, giving the protein MKKTNLIAILVFIILLVGCSNDNTVQTQSKNANTSTVSTKEYDTGLDYLGIVRAKDTKNYAFLSGGKLEAIYVEAGEKIKAGDLLAKLDTSSLEIGANTARINVNSLKNSLETAKSALDATKVLHDNGVIADKDWEAQENQYVTLEGNYEIAQNNLEQVEKQLIDSTIYADEDGYVMEVPYKAGEIIAAGYPVVIMKGSQKVISVGVSTDDIAKVTTTSVVKVDGTITANIDSIGQYPDEKTRAYTVDVVFESDKYEIGDMVEVQIITGKNSGCFVPVQSIFNIDGIDYVYVVNKEGIVSRKQIIRGELCNDTVQVDGIEKGTVIISDGVKNIKENDVVILSNSLNSINQSKNASN
- a CDS encoding MarR family transcriptional regulator produces the protein MEREMLRQFMQLYNNQDVLSNLINSGLNSRYSNSELHCIEAIGKLERPNGVQLATLLSMTRGAVTKLAKRLLQDGLIERYALSDNKKEIYYRLTAIGEALFKEHEVAHTKWEERDIAFLSSVPIKEQQVVLEFLQKFNNYLQAKIQEESL
- a CDS encoding efflux RND transporter permease subunit, which gives rise to MKENFINSFVNSIINKKNIVLIVVIAIIVSGIFSYISIPKQHFPEVVLPVAAISVVYPGASAEDMEELVTKKLEETVRQTEGFDSCTSTTMNSVSAVMVSLSMDISQKEVDESFDDLRNRLEELKETLPSGVTSVSIDTNVMDTAGMIVAVTGSDVSGDELAQRTDDLKNQLELLDGVRKVEVYGQRNSQVKVHVHAAQLNNLDISLSEIANIIGAQNSIIPIGDINIDDSIMTVNSNGKFESLDEIKNIVIGQSEVGTITRLSDIADIQIQNPEDSAHYTYNKKDSNLIALYFDSGINVVNFGDSIRQCIGQYRNYIPSNIQVHEVYFQPDVVSDAVNSFIWNLLESIILVLIVVMLGMNFRNGLVVSVAIPLSILINFIVMKLMGTEIQFVSLAALIIVLGMLVDNAIVISDAIQTNLDNGMERKNAVIEGTKKMIMPVFISMLTTVSAFASLLALSGAYRQLAFTLPVVIITCLVASFFVSIAVTPLFSYLFLKPSKIKKDNSGKLVSMYDYIFQKAFRNRKRTILIALVFMVVCGLTLSIIDMQVIPKAYKDVVTINVKGNDENDIEKTAALIHEIEKILDKQPETKYYMSGIGIGIPRYDYSIMPKATGNNVGDIFIRVDLSKGGRFHETNEMVDFLQNEIDSNISGGNVLVDELGIIAFTSKPLEMKIYSDDLDDLNQSAEKVASLMRQLDGTKYIDAGQEFATYNYYVNMDTKKLNSFSLTKAEVQNELSIALMGRNVSIYRNEGKEYELVLDSDIESQNALKNFRIKSSVNQNKYALQQFTDVQLNPEMSTVTRIDGRRGRAVGCYYRSKYSDITLQTKLEKMLENTEFPDGVTLERSGMKHDFMDVLTSIAEVAVLSIAVIFMILLFKFNSIKIPFFIFTSVPFGILSGVAGLFITGERLTFFALLGAVSLLGCVLANAVVLIEFINEERALGATVDEACLEAGRKRFRPILMSTMTTVLGLIPLGFGGNELFVPMARLMIIGLLVAMIINLILVPIIYDMFEKQT
- a CDS encoding cyclase family protein, coding for MKYDLTTQVDVALMEQWLSTKENRHLATGHVGTHLDTYEKSDIPLDYIICQGILWDVSNIAENREISLSDIENLYIPENAFLLIHTGRSEKEKYGTADYFREHPQLSNELIQWLSNQPLCFLGIDCAGIRRGKEHEPADRMLEKNGIFVIENLSNLNQLRNTDAFQVYTLWFDDPVATGLRCKVVADII
- a CDS encoding Vat family streptogramin A O-acetyltransferase; this translates as MTGLDKKKLYPNEKIKTVCYISNLPKRDNVEIGEYTYYSDNVNSPEKFYDNIEHHYEFLGDKLIIGKFCAIAQGVKFIMNGANHRMEGISTYPFYIFGGGWEKDTPTVKQLPYKGDTIIGNDVWIGQNVTIMPGVKLGDGSIISANSTVIGNVEPYTIYGGNPAKFIKKRFTDEETDFLLKIQWWNWDEEMIFNNLEQITSAAGLKELMKRLK
- a CDS encoding TetR/AcrR family transcriptional regulator, whose translation is MNTTRRTDRRIIRTKKAIRNAFAELLSEKNINQIAIKDIADKADINRKTFYNYYSGIHQIVDEIENEIVCTFEATLKDINVNEDMRNPYIIFSKLTTIINSDLDFYGYLVKTDSNSNLISKIIVSLKEKIKESILNQIETDEVKINLIADFIISGMLAVYQNWFNSNRSIAIEKISDDVSVLVFHGINGLLKL